One Acidobacteriota bacterium DNA window includes the following coding sequences:
- a CDS encoding HYR domain-containing protein, with translation MKTSHKHIRILLPLLICLLLIGQLLMPGKTAQAVRSANRRIGKAMTSKAAASALAQDKTVFQGKPEPPSEVSVVQYNGPQPPTQNSSNHIAAVITGTGSDVEPNGTAATASPILGDSARIRGNLYPNGDIDFYSFSATAGDRVYAATMTSGSAGSSTDSQLTLIASDGATTIEFDDDNGSFAGLSSSIAGATIPTTGIYYLKVNDFTAGTTSERPYELWLQVQSGAGAPTPEVESNDTPATANPLPANGWVSGTRNPAAATEQDWYSLTLNAGDTVFLSLDLNPERDGTVWNGRLGFALFGDANNQILVVDDAGTGDVSPVPNNPSEAMFFTVKNAGTYFAFVDSASAAVGGPTATYHLSVSVLPAFNEGVNCTTYTSTDVPKTIGPGTGLTSSTITVPGNPRIADINVEIVLNHALMQDIDAHLRSPAGNDNGLFTDIGAAATGGQTQMDLIFDDEAGIPPAFTALKGMRLKPENNATAGTASTSGAYRLSWFDGENAGGTWTLDLRDDTAGANGGTLTAWSLRICEQPPPAACPAGFTPITVFSTDFESGAAGFTHSGTQDEWELGLPATLATTTANPIAAFNNCNSGVNCWKTDLDNTYNASSNQDLLSPNINLAGLSGPITVTWAMRHQIETANFDHMFVDFQQAGGATPVRLYEWLDPTPISASAGTGNPQANIGGSIGWGLFSRRADSLAGLNTELRFHLDSDTTVQFGGLAVDDVTVTACQPCPAITCPANITTGADPNQCSAVVNYTPPISTGCTVTCTPGPGFAFQKGTTTVTCTNGATSTCSFTVTVNDTQSPSITCPANITTNTAPGQCSAVVTYTTPTPTDNCPGSTASCTPPSGSTFQKGTTTVTCTATDASNLTSSCSFTVTVVDNQAPTVTCPANISGVPSGVVTYMTPTANDNCPGSTVVCAPASGSSFPVGTTTVTCTATDAANLTGSCTFTVTTTNPCTITCPA, from the coding sequence ATGAAAACTTCACACAAACACATACGCATCCTGTTACCTTTGTTGATTTGCCTGCTGCTCATCGGCCAATTGCTGATGCCCGGCAAAACTGCGCAGGCAGTTCGCTCTGCCAATCGTCGAATTGGTAAGGCGATGACCTCGAAAGCGGCTGCATCTGCCCTGGCGCAGGATAAAACCGTCTTTCAAGGAAAACCTGAGCCGCCGTCGGAAGTTTCGGTTGTTCAGTACAACGGCCCACAACCTCCGACGCAGAACAGTTCCAACCACATAGCAGCGGTGATCACCGGCACTGGCAGTGATGTTGAACCGAACGGCACTGCTGCGACCGCCTCGCCCATCCTCGGCGATAGCGCCAGAATTCGTGGCAATCTCTATCCCAACGGCGATATTGATTTCTATTCTTTCAGCGCCACGGCAGGCGACCGCGTTTACGCCGCCACGATGACTTCCGGGTCGGCGGGCAGCAGCACCGACAGCCAGCTCACGCTGATCGCATCTGATGGCGCGACCACGATTGAATTCGACGATGACAATGGCAGCTTTGCCGGTCTTTCTTCTTCAATCGCCGGTGCCACGATCCCCACCACCGGAATCTATTATTTGAAGGTCAATGATTTTACGGCGGGCACCACCAGCGAGCGTCCGTATGAGCTATGGCTCCAGGTGCAAAGCGGTGCGGGCGCGCCGACTCCCGAAGTCGAGTCGAACGACACGCCGGCTACCGCGAACCCATTGCCCGCCAACGGCTGGGTCAGCGGCACGCGCAATCCGGCTGCCGCTACTGAACAAGATTGGTATAGCTTGACGCTCAATGCTGGTGACACAGTGTTCCTGAGCCTGGATTTGAACCCTGAGCGTGATGGCACGGTTTGGAACGGACGGCTCGGGTTTGCTCTCTTCGGTGATGCAAACAATCAAATCTTAGTGGTTGATGACGCCGGTACAGGTGACGTATCCCCTGTACCCAACAATCCTTCGGAAGCGATGTTCTTCACGGTCAAGAATGCCGGTACGTACTTCGCCTTTGTAGACTCGGCATCGGCAGCCGTGGGCGGGCCAACCGCCACCTATCACTTAAGTGTCAGCGTGCTGCCCGCGTTTAACGAGGGCGTAAACTGTACGACCTACACCAGCACCGACGTTCCGAAAACCATCGGACCGGGAACAGGCCTTACCAGCTCGACCATCACGGTACCGGGCAATCCGCGCATCGCCGACATAAATGTGGAAATCGTTCTCAACCACGCGCTGATGCAGGACATTGACGCGCACCTGCGTTCGCCAGCGGGCAACGACAATGGGTTATTCACTGACATCGGTGCCGCCGCCACGGGCGGGCAGACGCAAATGGATTTAATCTTCGACGATGAGGCGGGCATCCCGCCAGCCTTCACTGCTCTTAAGGGGATGAGGCTCAAACCCGAAAACAACGCGACGGCAGGTACCGCAAGCACCTCCGGCGCTTATCGCCTTTCCTGGTTCGATGGCGAAAACGCGGGCGGCACCTGGACGCTCGATTTGCGCGACGACACGGCAGGCGCCAATGGCGGAACGCTCACAGCCTGGAGCCTTCGCATTTGCGAGCAGCCACCACCTGCGGCTTGCCCGGCTGGTTTCACACCAATAACGGTGTTCAGTACCGACTTTGAGAGCGGCGCAGCAGGTTTCACTCATTCGGGCACGCAGGACGAATGGGAGCTTGGCTTGCCCGCCACATTAGCCACCACTACGGCCAATCCAATAGCGGCATTCAACAATTGCAACAGTGGGGTGAATTGCTGGAAGACCGATCTCGACAATACTTACAATGCATCGAGCAACCAGGACTTGTTGTCGCCGAATATCAACCTTGCCGGTCTTTCAGGCCCGATAACAGTAACCTGGGCCATGCGCCACCAAATTGAAACGGCCAACTTCGACCATATGTTTGTGGATTTCCAGCAAGCAGGAGGCGCTACGCCGGTCAGGCTTTATGAATGGCTTGACCCGACGCCGATCAGCGCCTCGGCTGGTACCGGCAATCCGCAGGCGAACATCGGAGGAAGCATCGGCTGGGGACTCTTTTCGCGCCGAGCCGACAGCCTCGCCGGTTTGAATACCGAGTTACGGTTTCATCTGGACAGTGATACCACCGTCCAGTTTGGCGGACTGGCGGTTGACGATGTCACTGTGACGGCATGTCAGCCGTGTCCGGCGATCACTTGCCCCGCCAACATCACCACTGGCGCCGACCCGAACCAATGTTCGGCTGTCGTGAATTACACGCCGCCGATTTCAACCGGCTGCACGGTGACTTGCACACCGGGACCGGGTTTCGCCTTCCAAAAAGGAACAACAACCGTTACCTGTACAAATGGCGCAACTTCTACCTGCAGCTTCACGGTGACGGTCAACGACACACAATCACCGAGCATCACGTGCCCGGCGAATATCACCACAAATACTGCGCCAGGCCAATGTTCGGCGGTGGTGACCTATACAACGCCGACCCCAACGGATAACTGTCCTGGTTCGACTGCATCCTGCACGCCGCCGTCAGGTTCGACATTCCAGAAAGGCACAACGACCGTCACTTGTACGGCGACGGATGCTTCCAATCTCACTTCATCATGCTCGTTCACGGTGACGGTGGTTGATAACCAAGCGCCGACCGTGACTTGTCCGGCGAACATTTCCGGCGTTCCGTCGGGGGTGGTTACGTACATGACTCCAACCGCAAATGACAATTGCCCCGGGTCAACGGTCGTTTGTGCACCCGCTTCGGGATCTAGCTTCCCAGTTGGCACGACAACTGTCACCTGTACGGCTACGGATGCGGCCAATTTGACTGGAAGCTGCACCTTCACTGTTACGACAACCAATCCTTGCACGATCACGTGTCCGGCG